The genome window TTAAGACATTCATTAAAGGCTGTGGCTTTTAGCATCCTTTTTAGCGCGTCAGCCTCCCATGCCAACGACCCGTGTTCGAATCCCGCTCGCAACTAGAACAAGGACTGAGAACCACAGGGGTAACACTAATTTCACATCTAATTATATTATAAGATCAGTTAGCGCTCGGTGTGAAAGCGCCGTTTGTCAGCAATTCGTTTCGCTTTTCTGCATTGCGCTCAGTTGACATTTATAAATAACACCATtcatatatattaataacaaaacactacacaataaaacaatgcaatgtaATATAATAGAATCAATTAAACCTATAATTAGTgtaatcaaaattacattttacaaatgtgACAATACCAGCGTTTTCCACTAGCATTTTGAGCGCTGTTGATTCTTAAACGCCTGTGATTGGCCGTTGTATTCATGAGCTAAACAGACTggactgtgattggctgaaatAATCATATATTAAACAATGTACAAGAATCTGCTCAACAGCGCTCAAACTGCTTGTGGGTAATGCTGGTATTGTCACATTTCTCAGATTTCAGTAACGACATcggtacttttgacaacactacctatataatacaaatacatatgaaaatattttaaatgcacaaaaagttcAGACTCATTACATTAAACATCAAGAAGTGactaaatacagtaacaacatttttcaaatctaaaatgaaacattaaaatttataAATAGCTACTagctataaaacattttaataataaaacacttaatacatgtaatataatataataatacatattttaatattattattttttttataaaaaaatataatatatatgataaatgtataaattattattatataatattaatttaatattatatattaattaatgtattatttactttttaacgcccaaaataaaaacttaaaaagctaatatgcttatttattatgcataattatatgaataaaatgtttatgtttatatattttaaaaatatgtttatattattttatttaattgaacataataattttatttttttcgatTTTAGCCCATCCATTTTTTGGGGATTTGTATTATAAGTAATTGAAGTAACTAAAAATATGTTTAACGATTTTTTGCGAATGTTGCAGTGAGTTCTGAAACCATTATTTCTGAATGGTTctgttatttcaaaatgtttagttttttttatgtcttaaaaACGTGTTGGTTATAGGAACGTTGCATCTTATTATTTTGCGATCATTAGTGAAACGTTACTTTTCAATGTTAGTGCGTTAGCActtttttagcttagcttagcatagatcattgaatctgattagaccgttagcatcttgcTTAAAAAATGTCCAAagattttcaatatttttcctatttagaaCTTAACTCTTCTGTAGTTTCATCGCGTATACTAAGaccgacggaaaatgaaaagttgtgatttttttaagCCGATATGGTTAGGAGAGTATAGCATAGgagaaaaatattgaaactctttggtcatttttgagcaagatgctaacGGTCTGATCAGATTcagtgatctatgctaagctaagctaagctaggctaaaagtgctaccaccggacacagagatcggctgaatggattcgaaaacagtaaaactcaaccgtttaactctaatgtgcttgttttccaaaaaaagtggagtgtttcTTCAATGTCACTTGTTCGTAACGTCCAGACAACCTTTCCAGAACATTCCTGTCAGCTGGGAATCAGCTTGTAATGTCATCCTTTCAGAAAGCGAATTACTACGGCTCGTTGCTGGAGTCGTCTACTGTGTGTCTGGGATCCGGTCCGGATGGAGAGGTTTACACTCCCTTCAGAGATCTGCTCCCGATGGTGCATCCCAACGACATCGTGTTTGATGGTAAAAGCATCATCTCTCATGGATCTGACGCTCTGTTTGTCGTTGTGCAGTAAAGACTGAAGCTGTAATATCTGTGCAGGCTGGGATATCTCGTCTCTGGACCTCGGCAGAGCCATGGAGCGCGCTCAGGTTCTGGACTGGAGTCTGCAGGagaagctccgcccacacatgaGCCAGCTCAAACCCAGACCCTCCATCTACATCCCAGATTTCATTGCTGCTAACCAGAAGCAACGGGCGGACAACCTCATCGAAGGAAGCAAAGCAGAACAGGTGAAGTACTATTCACAGCTGCATTACACATTAAATATATCATTTACACTGGTTAAAAAGGTTTCAACTGTTAACATTACTGAACTAAATTACtacaaattatttttagttttgtgcATTGATGGATGCAatgcaacttttattttattttagtgtgaaTTGTTAAGTTGCAttgaattttcttattttttagacAGTTGCATAGATgcataaagcattttaaaatattttgcatttctaactaaataattaaaatgttaaaattaatttaagtttTGTGCATTGATGGATGCaatgtaacttttattttattttattttatttgagtgtGAATTGTAAAGTTgcatttaattttcttatttttttggccagttacatacatgcatacaacattttaaaatattttgcatgtataaataaattataaaaaatgttcaaataaatttTAGTTTTGTGCATTGATGGATACAatgcaactttatttatttattattttattttcaacttttattttttatttgagtctGATTTGTAAAGTTGCATTTAATTTTCCTCTTTTTTGGGGGGCAGTTGCATACATGCAGCATTTGAAAATACTTTGCATGTAACTAAATTaccaaaatgttgaaattaattttggttaataaataataaatgcattagaaTAATTCTTAGTTCCGGTTAACAAATGTAACtttattagaaatgttttacATATATTCTTTAAAGTCAACTGTTACATGTTACAATAAATACTAGTAAAAATTACAGAACATAATTACAAATTTGATGCAAATTGAAGTGTTTTCTGCATCAGTTTCTGATCCACAAGCACCAAATTTCATTGATAATTTATTGAAAACAAATTTATAAAGGTCCTATTTCTGTGCAATATATgtgaaatattgtatatatatattctgtaactATATATACTAtgacaaaaaatgtattaatcttatTCTTAAtcttaagattaataaattagtTCAACATtcactaatgcattattaaaataaaaaatatatatttatattatttaaaggaCATAAGCTGacaatgcaaataattttttttgaattaattaattttaacagaGAATAACAAATAATgctcatatgtatatatatatatatatagtatgtgtgtGAGTAAATGTATAATGTTCCATACAGGTGGATCAGATCCGCAGAGATATCCGTGATTTCAGAAAGAAGAGCGGTGTGGATAAAGTCATCGTTCTGTGGACGGCGAACACCGAGCGATTCTGTGACGTGCTTCCTGGAGTCAACGACACGGCGGAGAACCTGCTGAACAGCATCCAGGTGAGTCTGCGGACGCAGCTGCTGTGTGATGAATCCGTGTCGCTCAGAGAGGCTTGTTCTGATGTGTTCGGTGGGGTGTGTGTCTCAGACGGGAGGGGAAGTGTCTCCCTCCACCATGTTTGCGGTGGCCAGTCTTCTGGAGGGCTGTGCCTACATTAACGGCTCGCCACAGAACACGTTTGTCCCCGGAGCCGTGGATCTGGCCGTCCAGCGCGGCGTCTTCATCGGAGGAGACGACTTCAAATCCGGACAGACCAAACTCAAGTCTGTGATGGTGGACTTCCTGATCAGCGCCGGGATCAAGGTGAGATCTGaagcattcattttaaacaataaaacactaatatcatttagaaaaacatttcacaataaggagactttagttaatgcattaactaacgttaagtaacaaaaagcaattaattttagcattttaattattttggattctgttttaataattaaattaaatgttagtaCTCAGAATGCATGTGTAgttaattgaaatcatgaaattttcattaaatgaaatgaaaacttcattaaaagttaaataaaaattatgattttagggccctataaaatccattttattttattcccaaATTCTGTTACATTCTTTGTATTTCCGAAAAGTGCCATATGTATATACTGGaaaaatattctatattatatatatatatatatatatatatatatatatatatatatatatatatatatatatatatataagaataatataagaaatatttttataatatgcaatatagaatatttcacataatatgaaaaaattaaacaataatatataaatataaatatatatatttacattatatatatatatattatatataaattttttcatattatgtgaaatattctatattgcatatatatatatatatatatatatatatatatatatatatataattatttttttcatattatgtgaAATATTCTATATTGCATAttagaaaacattcaaataatattaaatatttcttatattattttattatataaaatattctatatttataatatataaattctatattattattgtattatttattttatgttaaaaatgtaatattatgggAAATATtctatatttcatattatttaaaaaaatctaaataatattaaatatttattatatttattatatcatatattatattgtatattatatattatatataaattatatattactatCGTGTTATTTATGGTAAATATTCTATattgcatattatttaaaaatatctaaataatattAAGTATATCTTATATcaaatattctatttttattatatataaattatatattattattgttttatttattttatatgatatatttcattcacatttttttatcttaataatattacatatttctttattattttattatataaaatattcttcattttataatatataaattatatattattattgttttatttttttcatattatgtgaaatattctatattgcatattataaaaaatccaaataatattaaatatttattttattatatcttcataaaatataaattttatatatttttttattatattgttttatatatttacattttccacatttttcaaatttacattgcataatataaataaaataacattgtcCTTTTTTTAGCCAACTTCTATAGTGAGTTATAATCATCTGGGCAACAACGACGGTCTGAATCTGTCGGCGCCGCAGCAGTTTCGCTCTAAAGAAATCTCCAAGAGTAACGTGGTGGATGACATGGTGCAGTCGAACCCTGTTCTGTACCGACCTGGAGAGAAACCTGACCACTGCGTGAGTCTGACgctgtattacacacacacacacacacacaccatacacacactaatcactgaatcattttcatgatttctgaagatcatgtgacactgaagactggagcaatgatgctgaaaatacagcggagcatcacagaaataaattacactttaacatatATTCAGATGGAAAACAGCTGTTtggaattgtaataatatttcagatttttactgtatttttgatgcaGCCTGTGTGTGCAGAAGAGTCTTTTattcaaaaacattagaaatccTACCAACCCCAGTCTTTTGAACCGCTCCGCTCTGAAACAGAAGATTGCTGCGATGCATGAATAATGTCTGACGGAGAGAGTAACCACTGATTTGGTTTGTGGTCTGTCTGAACAGGTGGTTATTAAATATGTGCCCTATGTGGGCGACTGCAAGCGTGCGATGGATGAGTACACGTCTGAGATCATGATGGGAGGAACAAACACGGTCGCTCTACACAACACCTGTGAGGTGAGAGCAGCACACACATGCAGGATATCCTGTTTTGTCAATTATAATGTTCTTGGATTCTGTCTGAATGGTTAAATTATAtgttagtaataaaaaaaacattgtttagttAAATGAATTCATGCAGTATATACAATTTAACAACAATTTATTCAAAgctaatttttctaatttttttcccaaattcaatttttttttaaatatatatatatatatttcagtttttttttcttctccaattagatttttttctggattctgtcataatggtttaattaaatgttagtaATGAAAAGCAAGTCTAATTAATTGATATTATGAATCTTAtacaattgatcaaaagtttaataaaaattaaatttttacggacattttttccccctaaattctgttttagtttttcaaaaaatcttgtatgtattttttatttttatttttttggatgaatttatatatatgtattttttttgtatttctaaatttattttttattttacttttctggATTCCTTTTTCCTCCAATTTTTTTGTTCTGGATTCTGTcttaatgtttaaatgaaatgttaataATGAAAAAGCAGGTCTGATTAATTGAAATTCTGAAtcttatacaatttaaaaataatttaaatttagggccctatgaaacccattttattccccccaaatctttccatttatttataaaaataaaaaaatgttgttttttttcatttttagtatgattatttattttgttttaatgattaaaTGTCAGTTATCCAAAAGCATGtctaataacataataataaataatagaaaataataatagagAGTCTAATAGAGAGACTCTGATGCTTGTGTCCAGGACTCTCTTCTGGCCAGTCCCATTATTCTGGACCTGGTGATCCTGACAGAGCTGTGTCAGAGAATCACATTCCGCACTCAGGACGATCCGGTTTTCCAGGGTTTCCACAGCGTTCTGTCGCTGCTCAGCTTCCTGTGCAAAGCTCCGCTCGTGCCCCAGGGGGCGCCAGTGGTCAACGCCTTCTTCCGCCAGCGGGCGTGCATCGAGAACGTCATGAGGTCAGACAGAAGCCCGTGCATGCGTTTTGCATGAGATGCATTGCTGCAGTGTtaaatgtgtttctttgtgcatccTCAGAGCGTGTCTGGGCCTGCCTCCTCAGAATCACATGCAGCTGGAGCACAAGATGAAGAGGAGCTTCATGCATTCGGATGAAAACCACATGCTTCATCCCATCATCATGAACGGGAAGATGGAGCATATCAACAAATATCAGTCTGTCAAATGCATTGACATGAACGGTCATGAGAAGATTCGACACACAGTGTCATAAAATCACTCCGAGATCAGCTCTGTGTTTACTGCGGTGTTCAATCTGTTTCAGTCACGTTCAGTTGCATTATTATAG of Carassius gibelio isolate Cgi1373 ecotype wild population from Czech Republic chromosome A2, carGib1.2-hapl.c, whole genome shotgun sequence contains these proteins:
- the LOC127938446 gene encoding inositol-3-phosphate synthase 1-A — encoded protein: MPEKVRINSADVKYTEKHIESRYCYRTASVRRDGDAFTVTPSSTEFTFRTERKVPRLGVMLVGWGGNNGTTVTAAVLANKMGLTWRTKTGMKKANYYGSLLESSTVCLGSGPDGEVYTPFRDLLPMVHPNDIVFDGWDISSLDLGRAMERAQVLDWSLQEKLRPHMSQLKPRPSIYIPDFIAANQKQRADNLIEGSKAEQVDQIRRDIRDFRKKSGVDKVIVLWTANTERFCDVLPGVNDTAENLLNSIQTGGEVSPSTMFAVASLLEGCAYINGSPQNTFVPGAVDLAVQRGVFIGGDDFKSGQTKLKSVMVDFLISAGIKPTSIVSYNHLGNNDGLNLSAPQQFRSKEISKSNVVDDMVQSNPVLYRPGEKPDHCVVIKYVPYVGDCKRAMDEYTSEIMMGGTNTVALHNTCEDSLLASPIILDLVILTELCQRITFRTQDDPVFQGFHSVLSLLSFLCKAPLVPQGAPVVNAFFRQRACIENVMRACLGLPPQNHMQLEHKMKRSFMHSDENHMLHPIIMNGKMEHINKYQSVKCIDMNGHEKIRHTVS